Proteins found in one Planctomycetes bacterium MalM25 genomic segment:
- the ctaD gene encoding Cytochrome c oxidase subunit 1: MISQSRQHTLLEAIGEDPSRKVHIPQGPSYLTNPPGTTFWQAVGSWMFTLDHKRIGVMYLCGVMFAFLLGGIYAGLVRVELWNGTPGFLGESLQQAQNNYNQAFTLHGAIMTFLFIIPSIPAALGNIFLPMMLGAKDVAFPRMNLASFYLWCTGAVFFVATLLTSGLDTGWTFYTPYSTTTSTSVILATLGVFILGFSSIFTGLNFVVTVNTMRPKGMTWFKMPLFLWGIYSTAIIQVLATPVLAITLVLLVCERTLGIGIFDPAKGGDPVLFQHFFWFYSHPAVYIMILPGMAVISEVIPVYSRKHIFGYTFIAYSSVAIALLGFLVWGHHMFTSTESALAAVIFSALTFTVSIPSAIKVFNWLTTMYKGAIHFNAAMCYALAFMFLFTIGGLTGLFLGALSVDIHLHDTYFVVAHFHYVMMGGTLIAFLAGLHHWWPKMFGVMYNEFWARIACLLVFVGFNLTFFPQFILGTQGMPRRYAAYKEEFQFLHQLSTTGYFVLGTGLFLAAAVLIISLFKGKKAPDNPWGAATLEWKCCSPPTHHNFEVQPWTGSPYVYDDFVYDPDAEGYVEVLPDLQRDAKPAEAPAAPATT; this comes from the coding sequence ATGATCTCCCAATCCCGCCAGCACACGCTGCTCGAAGCGATCGGCGAAGACCCGAGCCGCAAGGTCCACATCCCGCAGGGCCCGAGCTACCTCACGAACCCGCCCGGCACCACGTTCTGGCAGGCGGTCGGCTCGTGGATGTTCACGCTCGATCACAAGCGGATCGGCGTGATGTACCTGTGCGGCGTGATGTTCGCCTTCCTGCTGGGCGGTATCTACGCCGGTCTGGTGCGAGTTGAGCTGTGGAACGGCACCCCCGGCTTTTTGGGTGAATCGCTCCAGCAGGCGCAGAACAACTACAACCAGGCGTTCACGCTGCACGGCGCCATCATGACCTTCCTGTTCATCATCCCGAGCATCCCCGCGGCGCTCGGGAACATCTTCCTGCCGATGATGCTGGGGGCGAAGGACGTCGCGTTCCCGCGGATGAACCTGGCCAGCTTCTACCTGTGGTGCACGGGCGCGGTCTTCTTTGTCGCCACGCTGCTGACCTCCGGCCTCGACACGGGCTGGACCTTCTACACGCCCTACAGCACAACGACCTCCACGAGCGTCATCCTCGCGACGCTCGGCGTGTTCATCCTCGGGTTCAGCTCGATCTTCACGGGCCTGAACTTCGTGGTGACCGTCAACACGATGCGTCCCAAGGGGATGACCTGGTTCAAGATGCCGCTCTTCCTATGGGGCATCTACTCGACCGCGATCATCCAGGTGCTGGCGACCCCCGTGCTGGCGATCACGCTGGTGCTGCTGGTCTGCGAGCGGACGCTGGGGATCGGCATCTTCGACCCCGCGAAGGGGGGCGACCCGGTCCTCTTCCAGCACTTCTTCTGGTTCTACTCGCACCCGGCGGTCTACATCATGATCCTGCCGGGCATGGCGGTGATCAGCGAGGTGATCCCGGTCTACAGCCGCAAGCACATCTTCGGCTATACGTTCATCGCGTACTCGTCGGTGGCTATCGCGTTGCTCGGCTTCCTGGTCTGGGGGCACCACATGTTCACCAGCACCGAGAGCGCCCTGGCGGCGGTCATCTTCAGCGCGTTGACCTTCACGGTGTCGATCCCGTCGGCGATCAAGGTCTTCAACTGGCTGACGACCATGTACAAGGGCGCGATCCACTTCAACGCGGCGATGTGCTACGCCCTGGCGTTCATGTTCCTGTTCACGATCGGCGGCCTGACGGGCCTGTTCCTCGGCGCCCTGTCGGTCGACATCCACCTGCACGACACCTACTTCGTGGTCGCCCACTTCCACTACGTGATGATGGGGGGGACGCTGATCGCCTTCCTGGCGGGCCTGCACCACTGGTGGCCCAAGATGTTCGGCGTCATGTACAACGAGTTCTGGGCCCGCATCGCCTGCCTGCTGGTCTTCGTCGGCTTCAACCTGACGTTCTTCCCGCAGTTCATCCTCGGCACGCAGGGCATGCCCCGCCGGTACGCGGCGTACAAGGAAGAGTTCCAGTTCCTGCACCAGCTCTCGACGACCGGCTACTTCGTGCTGGGCACGGGCCTGTTCCTGGCGGCGGCGGTGCTGATCATCTCGCTGTTCAAGGGCAAGAAGGCCCCGGACAACCCGTGGGGCGCCGCGACGCTGGAGTGGAAGTGCTGCAGCCCGCCGACGCACCACAACTTTGAGGTTCAGCCCTGGACCGGCAGCCCGTACGTCTACGACGACTTCGTCTACGACCCGGACGCGGAGGGCTACGTCGAGGTGCTGCCCGACTTGCAACGCGACGCGAAGCCCGCCGAGGCGCCCGCCGCCCCGGCGACGACTTAA
- a CDS encoding Cytochrome c yields the protein MSDTHDTNATPEPKRLGLLAQFEGPDELIAAAERVTDDGYKKVEAFSPFAIIGIDDALKAKGTILPFISLVMGMTGCLVGLGMQLYCNGLEGPWWLSGYAFQISAKPGFSSIPAFIPVTFECIILLSAFGAFFGMLILNQLPKLSNPLFRNEGFARATDDGFFLFIESDDAKYADAETGAYLTSIGATSVEPIDEIAEGHTLPGVIHLVGAVTATAALLIPLYIWMSSSTTSSVPRISLFKDMESQAKFKAQTASSVFGDVLSPRKPITGTVARGGLRGDTEFYEGVESDSNLTGFFGSDSLRFASREARRIPARFASDDADDQGDDGEAPAAAPEDEAANERNWIKDFPESLTVNEELMDRGQQRYNIHCAACHGLAGNGDGLVSKRAMKVSGATWTPPTSLHVEAVVTQPVGRVFDTISNGRRKMPGYASHITPEDRWAIVLYIQALQRSQNASADDLPAEKRRAMEDRS from the coding sequence ATGTCCGACACACACGACACCAACGCCACGCCCGAGCCGAAGCGCCTCGGTCTGCTCGCGCAGTTCGAGGGCCCGGACGAGCTGATCGCCGCCGCCGAGCGGGTGACCGACGACGGCTACAAGAAGGTCGAAGCCTTCTCGCCGTTCGCGATCATCGGCATCGACGACGCGCTCAAGGCGAAGGGGACGATCCTGCCGTTCATCTCGCTCGTCATGGGCATGACCGGTTGCTTGGTCGGCCTGGGCATGCAGCTCTACTGCAACGGCCTCGAGGGCCCGTGGTGGCTGTCGGGCTACGCGTTCCAGATCAGCGCCAAGCCGGGCTTCTCTAGCATCCCGGCGTTCATCCCGGTCACCTTCGAGTGCATCATCCTCCTGAGCGCGTTCGGCGCGTTCTTCGGGATGCTGATCCTCAACCAGCTGCCGAAGCTCTCCAACCCGCTGTTCCGCAACGAGGGCTTCGCCCGCGCGACCGACGATGGGTTCTTCCTGTTCATCGAGTCGGACGACGCCAAGTACGCCGACGCCGAGACCGGGGCCTACCTCACCTCGATCGGAGCCACGTCGGTCGAGCCGATCGACGAGATCGCCGAGGGCCACACCTTGCCCGGAGTGATCCACCTGGTGGGCGCCGTGACCGCGACCGCCGCGCTGCTCATCCCGCTGTACATCTGGATGAGCTCATCGACCACCTCCAGCGTGCCGCGGATCTCCCTGTTCAAGGACATGGAATCGCAGGCCAAGTTCAAGGCGCAGACCGCCTCGTCGGTCTTCGGCGATGTCCTCTCCCCCCGCAAGCCGATCACCGGCACGGTCGCCCGCGGCGGCCTGAGGGGTGACACCGAGTTCTACGAGGGTGTCGAATCGGACTCGAACCTGACCGGCTTTTTCGGCAGCGATTCGCTGCGGTTCGCCTCGCGTGAAGCCCGCCGCATCCCGGCTCGCTTCGCCAGCGACGACGCCGACGATCAAGGCGACGACGGCGAAGCCCCCGCGGCCGCCCCGGAGGACGAGGCCGCCAACGAGCGGAACTGGATCAAGGACTTCCCCGAGTCGTTGACGGTGAACGAGGAACTCATGGATCGGGGCCAGCAACGCTACAACATCCACTGCGCCGCCTGCCACGGGCTGGCGGGCAACGGCGACGGCCTCGTTTCGAAGCGGGCGATGAAGGTCAGCGGCGCCACCTGGACGCCGCCGACCAGCCTGCACGTCGAGGCGGTGGTGACCCAGCCGGTCGGTCGGGTCTTCGACACGATCAGCAACGGCCGCCGCAAGATGCCCGGCTACGCCAGTCACATCACCCCCGAGGATCGCTGGGCGATCGTGTTGTACATCCAAGCGTTGCAGCGATCGCAGAACGCGTCGGCCGACGATCTCCCCGCGGAGAAGCGTCGGGCGATGGAAGACCGCAGTTGA
- a CDS encoding Polysulfide reductase, NrfD, with protein MATADISAGYLPGKLGSVPEPWVDPPWIEGDNDYHSVTEKVCSIAENPRPPMAWFIGFAIAASLAGAFGAMIGYLIITGVGVWGNQNSVSWGFPIVNFVFWVGIGHAGTLISAILFLFRQHWRTSINRFAEAMTIFAVVCAGTFPGIHVGRVWFAYYLFPLPETRLYMWPQFRSPLLWDVFAVSTYATVSLLFWYMGMIPDLATLRDRAVNPIRRFAYGLLSVGWTGSATQWRVYEKAYTLLAALATPLVLSVHTIVSFDFAVSQLPGWHTTIFPPYFVAGAVFSGFGMVLTLMIPAREWFGLKDIVTMRHIDCMCKVIIATGSMVGFAYLTEFFIAWYGGNPYEQFCFMNRAFGPTWWAYWTMVTCNVISPQLFWFKWVRERPLIIFIISIFVNIGMWFERFVIILSLERTFLPGSWQSFVPTWIDLGMLIGSFGLFFTLFLLFCRFLPIVAMSEVKQVMAHVDGHAKGSH; from the coding sequence ATGGCGACCGCCGATATCTCCGCCGGCTACCTCCCCGGAAAGCTGGGCTCCGTTCCGGAGCCTTGGGTCGATCCTCCCTGGATCGAGGGGGACAACGACTACCACTCGGTCACCGAGAAGGTCTGTTCGATCGCGGAGAACCCGCGTCCGCCGATGGCTTGGTTCATCGGCTTCGCGATCGCCGCGAGCCTCGCCGGCGCGTTCGGCGCGATGATCGGCTACCTGATCATCACGGGCGTCGGGGTCTGGGGTAACCAGAACTCGGTGAGCTGGGGCTTCCCGATCGTGAACTTCGTGTTCTGGGTCGGCATCGGCCACGCGGGCACGCTGATCTCGGCGATCCTGTTCCTTTTCCGGCAGCACTGGCGGACGAGCATCAACCGCTTCGCCGAGGCGATGACGATCTTCGCGGTCGTCTGCGCGGGCACGTTCCCGGGCATCCACGTCGGCCGCGTCTGGTTCGCCTACTACCTGTTCCCGCTGCCGGAGACGCGCCTCTACATGTGGCCGCAGTTCCGCAGCCCGCTGCTGTGGGACGTGTTCGCTGTCTCGACCTACGCGACCGTCTCGCTGCTGTTCTGGTACATGGGCATGATCCCCGACCTGGCGACCCTGCGGGACCGGGCGGTCAACCCGATCCGGCGATTCGCCTACGGCCTGCTGTCGGTCGGCTGGACCGGTTCGGCGACCCAGTGGCGCGTTTACGAGAAGGCGTACACGCTGCTCGCCGCCCTGGCGACGCCGCTCGTTCTCTCGGTGCACACGATCGTTAGCTTCGACTTCGCGGTGAGCCAGCTGCCCGGCTGGCACACGACGATCTTCCCGCCTTACTTCGTCGCGGGCGCCGTGTTCAGCGGATTCGGCATGGTGCTGACGCTGATGATCCCGGCCCGCGAGTGGTTCGGGCTGAAGGACATCGTGACGATGCGGCACATCGACTGCATGTGCAAGGTCATCATCGCCACCGGCTCGATGGTCGGCTTCGCCTACCTGACCGAGTTCTTCATTGCCTGGTACGGGGGCAACCCGTACGAGCAGTTCTGCTTCATGAACCGGGCGTTCGGCCCGACCTGGTGGGCCTACTGGACGATGGTCACGTGCAACGTGATCTCGCCGCAGCTGTTCTGGTTCAAGTGGGTCCGCGAGCGACCGTTGATCATCTTCATCATCTCGATCTTCGTGAACATCGGGATGTGGTTCGAGCGGTTCGTCATCATCCTGTCGCTGGAGCGGACGTTCCTGCCGGGCAGCTGGCAATCGTTCGTGCCGACCTGGATCGACCTGGGCATGCTGATCGGCAGCTTCGGGCTGTTCTTCACGCTGTTCCTGCTGTTCTGCCGCTTCCTGCCGATCGTGGCGATGAGCGAGGTGAAGCAGGTGATGGCGCACGTCGATGGCCACGCGAAGGGGAGCCACTGA
- the sigD_2 gene encoding ECF RNA polymerase sigma factor SigD, whose translation MDEPRAETDDAAAPSPESLLVGDIRRGKPDAWKRLIDEFEGRLLAFTRSRLGAGRASSACEDVVQETFIGFLNSLPNYDARRPLEGWLFSIAAHKLTDHLRREGRRPAVTLSSTEGDSGGAWDLPGSARKASTIARSGERRDLEARALEDALVEQLTVWRDRDDWPKVMTMELLFVRGLGNKQVAEKVGLTEQQVANFKFDFLANLKKRLKKQGLDEEVFPELSTTG comes from the coding sequence ATGGACGAGCCCCGCGCCGAGACCGACGACGCGGCGGCGCCCTCGCCCGAGTCGCTGCTGGTCGGCGACATCCGCCGCGGCAAGCCCGACGCATGGAAGCGGTTGATCGATGAGTTCGAGGGCCGGCTGCTGGCCTTCACCCGCAGCCGCTTGGGCGCGGGCCGCGCCTCCAGCGCATGCGAGGACGTGGTCCAGGAGACCTTCATCGGCTTCCTGAACAGCCTGCCGAACTACGACGCCCGCCGACCGCTCGAGGGCTGGCTCTTCTCGATCGCGGCCCACAAGCTGACCGACCACCTCCGCCGCGAGGGACGCCGGCCCGCGGTCACCCTGAGCAGCACCGAGGGCGACTCGGGCGGCGCCTGGGACCTGCCCGGCTCCGCCCGCAAGGCGAGCACCATCGCCCGCAGCGGCGAACGCCGCGACCTGGAGGCGCGGGCGCTCGAGGACGCGCTGGTCGAGCAGCTGACCGTCTGGCGCGACCGGGACGACTGGCCCAAGGTGATGACCATGGAGCTGCTGTTCGTCCGAGGCCTCGGCAACAAACAGGTGGCGGAGAAGGTCGGGCTCACCGAACAACAGGTCGCCAACTTCAAGTTCGACTTCCTCGCGAACCTGAAGAAACGCCTCAAGAAGCAGGGTCTCGACGAGGAGGTCTTCCCCGAGCTCTCTACGACCGGCTAG
- the ttrB_2 gene encoding Tetrathionate reductase subunit B precursor, which translates to MTQATDTPAGTQVSPYWRSLDELQSTDAFQDFLAREFPQAASEFPEGVSRRRWMQLMSASFALAGAAGCRWETEQITPFADRPEGYVPGTMQHYATNISWAGAPRHLLVTKYDERPIKVEGNPEHPAARGASDAFSQAATLALYDPDRASRVQQRAGGKVFGKQWSDFEAYLAERVEALGDGAGLAVLTPSIDSHAFYAALDRVRDKFPAAKFYQHNPLSRENELAGAELAFGKRLRTHYRLAEADESGEKKVIAKVIATFDADLLTAMPDSLRTARDYAEGRDPDGEMNRLWSVESFFSATGAAADHRMPLKSSEIGGLLVELRDKIKELANGARQHSENIYETEGVVEPSRGQFVEALADDLAHHQGAGVVAIGAGQPAEVHALGHEINSLLGNLGKTVLFTEEPKPRVEAAGIDALIADADSIDTLLVLDGNPAYDAPGFAEAVGGVEHTVRLGAYDDETSRVCQWSLPQTHPLEEWGDVIAWDGTVGVCQPMIEPLLGGRSVIEVLAQLAGDEAPDAKQMVATALSEAADVPDEDVWNKLLHDGYLEADEAKPVDASLSGGDFEAPATSAEGVEVVFTPSSATYDGRLANSGWMQETPDFLTKLTWDNAALVNPMTAEELGLKQGELATLSVGDRSVSAPVYVMPGQAKGSIALALGYGRTAAGRVGGLLDPDTGKPEGGLYANDLAALWLPAPAESVGVNAYPLRGASTTGFVTGASISGTNKAYLLATTQDHHAIDQMGLEAIGRRTGELIREGSQELYQLDPEFAPHKSHDVMVHTNGEHRPTEPLWNLTEYKGDHAWGMSIDLGKCIGCNACMVACQAENNVPVVGKDQVAKGREMHWIRIDRYFKGVVNPEDPSDPANFDNPEVAHQPIACQHCETAPCEEVCPVAATVHDDEGLNGMTYNRCIGTRYCANNCPYKVRRFNYFRYTKPLYDPANELQQLVVNPEVTVRSRGVMEKCTYCTQRISAGRIAAKNAGEPIADGAIQSACQQACPTRAIEFGDLRDQESRVRAAHDSPRSYGILTELMTNPRTSFLAKITNPHPMLKRPEKVESHGHEGHGDEGEHGEGGHGEEGHDEEKHALYQIQPLKKPARV; encoded by the coding sequence ATGACCCAAGCGACCGACACCCCCGCCGGCACCCAAGTCAGCCCGTACTGGCGTAGCCTCGACGAGCTGCAGAGCACCGACGCGTTTCAGGACTTCCTGGCGCGGGAGTTCCCGCAGGCCGCCTCCGAGTTCCCCGAGGGCGTGTCGCGGCGTCGTTGGATGCAGCTGATGAGCGCTTCGTTCGCGCTGGCGGGCGCTGCCGGCTGCCGCTGGGAGACCGAGCAGATAACGCCGTTCGCCGATCGTCCCGAGGGCTACGTCCCGGGCACGATGCAGCACTACGCGACCAATATCTCGTGGGCCGGCGCGCCGCGTCACCTGCTGGTCACCAAGTACGACGAACGGCCGATCAAGGTCGAGGGCAACCCGGAGCACCCCGCCGCCCGCGGCGCCTCGGACGCCTTCTCGCAAGCGGCGACGCTCGCCCTGTACGACCCGGACCGCGCGAGCCGCGTGCAGCAGCGGGCCGGCGGCAAGGTGTTCGGCAAGCAGTGGTCCGACTTCGAGGCCTATCTCGCCGAACGCGTCGAGGCGCTCGGCGACGGCGCCGGCCTCGCGGTCCTGACCCCGTCGATCGACTCGCACGCGTTCTATGCGGCCCTCGACCGCGTGCGGGACAAGTTTCCCGCGGCCAAGTTCTACCAGCACAACCCGCTGTCGCGCGAGAACGAGCTGGCGGGCGCCGAGCTCGCCTTCGGCAAGCGGTTGCGGACGCACTACCGGTTGGCCGAGGCCGATGAGTCGGGCGAAAAGAAGGTCATCGCGAAGGTGATCGCCACGTTCGACGCCGACCTGCTGACCGCCATGCCCGACTCGCTCCGGACGGCGCGTGACTACGCCGAGGGGCGCGACCCGGACGGCGAGATGAACCGCCTGTGGTCGGTCGAGAGCTTCTTCAGCGCGACCGGCGCCGCGGCCGACCACCGGATGCCGCTTAAATCGTCTGAGATCGGTGGCCTGCTGGTCGAGCTCCGCGACAAGATCAAGGAGCTCGCCAACGGCGCGCGCCAGCACAGCGAGAACATCTACGAGACCGAAGGGGTCGTTGAGCCGTCGCGTGGGCAGTTCGTCGAGGCGCTCGCTGACGACCTGGCTCACCATCAGGGCGCCGGGGTCGTGGCGATCGGCGCCGGCCAGCCGGCCGAGGTCCACGCTCTGGGGCACGAGATCAACAGCCTGCTGGGGAATCTCGGCAAGACGGTCCTCTTCACCGAGGAGCCGAAGCCCCGCGTCGAGGCCGCCGGCATCGACGCCCTCATCGCGGACGCCGATTCGATCGACACGCTGCTGGTGCTCGACGGCAACCCGGCGTACGACGCCCCGGGCTTCGCGGAGGCCGTTGGAGGCGTTGAGCACACGGTCCGCCTCGGCGCGTACGACGACGAGACCTCGCGTGTCTGCCAGTGGTCGCTGCCGCAGACCCACCCGCTCGAGGAGTGGGGCGACGTGATCGCGTGGGACGGCACAGTCGGTGTCTGCCAGCCGATGATCGAGCCCCTCCTGGGCGGTCGCTCGGTGATCGAGGTCCTCGCCCAGCTCGCCGGCGACGAGGCGCCCGACGCCAAGCAGATGGTCGCCACCGCCCTGTCGGAAGCGGCCGACGTGCCGGACGAGGACGTTTGGAACAAGCTGCTGCACGACGGTTACCTTGAGGCCGATGAGGCCAAGCCGGTCGACGCCTCGCTGTCGGGCGGCGATTTCGAGGCTCCTGCTACGTCGGCCGAGGGGGTCGAAGTCGTCTTCACGCCGAGCAGCGCGACCTACGACGGCCGCCTCGCGAACAGCGGCTGGATGCAAGAGACCCCCGACTTCCTCACGAAGCTCACCTGGGACAACGCCGCCCTGGTGAACCCGATGACCGCCGAGGAGCTGGGGCTCAAGCAGGGCGAGCTCGCCACGCTGAGCGTCGGCGATCGGAGCGTGTCCGCGCCGGTCTACGTGATGCCGGGCCAGGCGAAGGGCTCGATCGCCCTCGCGTTGGGTTACGGCCGCACCGCCGCGGGCCGCGTCGGCGGCCTGCTCGACCCGGACACCGGCAAGCCCGAAGGGGGCCTCTACGCCAACGACTTGGCGGCCCTGTGGCTGCCCGCCCCCGCTGAATCGGTCGGCGTGAACGCCTACCCGCTCCGCGGCGCGTCGACGACCGGCTTCGTGACCGGCGCCTCGATCAGCGGCACGAACAAGGCTTACTTGCTAGCGACCACGCAGGACCACCACGCCATCGACCAGATGGGCCTCGAAGCGATCGGCCGCCGCACCGGCGAGCTGATCCGCGAGGGCTCGCAGGAGCTGTATCAGCTCGATCCGGAGTTCGCTCCGCACAAGAGCCACGACGTGATGGTTCACACGAACGGCGAGCACCGCCCGACCGAGCCGCTGTGGAACCTGACCGAGTACAAGGGCGACCACGCCTGGGGCATGTCGATCGACCTCGGCAAGTGCATCGGTTGCAACGCGTGCATGGTCGCCTGCCAGGCGGAGAACAACGTGCCGGTCGTCGGCAAGGACCAGGTGGCCAAGGGCCGCGAGATGCACTGGATCCGCATCGACCGTTACTTCAAGGGCGTGGTGAACCCCGAGGACCCGTCCGACCCGGCGAACTTCGACAACCCCGAAGTCGCCCACCAGCCGATCGCCTGCCAGCACTGCGAAACGGCACCTTGTGAGGAGGTCTGCCCCGTCGCCGCGACGGTGCACGACGACGAGGGCCTGAACGGCATGACCTACAACCGCTGCATCGGCACGCGGTACTGTGCGAACAACTGCCCGTACAAGGTGCGTCGCTTCAACTACTTCCGCTACACCAAGCCGCTCTACGACCCCGCCAACGAGCTGCAGCAGCTCGTAGTGAACCCGGAGGTCACCGTCCGCAGCCGGGGCGTGATGGAGAAGTGCACCTACTGCACCCAGCGGATCTCCGCCGGCCGCATCGCCGCGAAGAACGCGGGCGAGCCGATCGCCGACGGCGCCATCCAGTCCGCCTGCCAGCAGGCGTGCCCGACCCGGGCGATCGAGTTCGGCGACCTGCGTGACCAGGAGTCACGCGTTCGGGCCGCCCACGACAGCCCCCGCTCGTACGGCATCCTCACGGAGCTGATGACCAACCCCCGGACGAGCTTCCTGGCGAAGATCACCAACCCGCACCCGATGCTCAAGCGGCCCGAAAAGGTTGAGTCGCACGGCCACGAGGGCCACGGCGACGAGGGCGAGCACGGCGAAGGCGGTCATGGGGAAGAAGGGCACGACGAAGAGAAGCACGCGCTGTACCAGATCCAGCCGCTGAAGAAGCCGGCGCGGGTCTGA
- the ctaC gene encoding Cytochrome c oxidase subunit 2 precursor has product MHPAPLLNVFDTPLPLAAFGIDWFRDAASTQAAKVDTLYFWILAICIVFFVLIVGLMIVFMARYAARPGHVEEHTSHHNNALEAAWSIFPGFLTVGIFWFGFLGYLDLRTPPDNAYEIQVVAKKWNWSFVYPSGYIDSNLHVPADRPVKLIMSSDDVLHSLFIPAFRVKMDVVPGRYSKLWFEATTPTESFDEAIEAKDTRGDVNGYDLFCTEYCGEGHSAMIAKVIVHESEAAFEKWLVEADVIELDSSPVELGQKLWLQRGCKQCHSIDGKKGTGPSWQGTFGTEQDMTKGDPIEVDENYIRKSILEPMADIRAGYKGVMPSYKGQIKEAEIAALIWFIKSLKEGEEVPATWEEAGGVPGQETEEEAAEGEAPADEAEPAAEAPAEDAAPAKEPAKAA; this is encoded by the coding sequence ATGCACCCAGCCCCGCTGTTAAACGTTTTCGACACGCCCCTGCCGCTGGCGGCGTTCGGGATCGATTGGTTCCGCGACGCCGCCTCGACGCAGGCGGCGAAGGTCGACACGCTCTACTTCTGGATCCTGGCGATCTGCATCGTCTTCTTTGTGCTGATCGTCGGCCTGATGATCGTGTTCATGGCGCGCTACGCCGCCCGCCCCGGCCACGTGGAGGAGCACACCTCGCACCACAACAACGCGTTGGAGGCGGCCTGGTCGATCTTCCCGGGCTTCTTAACGGTCGGCATTTTCTGGTTCGGCTTCCTCGGGTACCTCGACCTCCGCACCCCGCCCGACAACGCCTACGAGATCCAGGTCGTCGCCAAGAAGTGGAATTGGTCGTTCGTCTACCCGAGCGGGTACATCGATTCGAATCTCCATGTGCCTGCGGACCGGCCCGTGAAGCTGATCATGTCGAGCGACGACGTGCTGCACAGCCTCTTCATCCCGGCGTTCCGGGTGAAGATGGACGTCGTCCCCGGCCGCTACAGCAAGCTCTGGTTCGAGGCGACCACGCCGACCGAGTCCTTCGACGAAGCGATCGAGGCCAAGGACACCCGTGGCGACGTGAACGGATACGACCTCTTCTGCACCGAGTACTGCGGCGAAGGCCACTCGGCGATGATCGCGAAGGTGATCGTGCACGAGTCGGAGGCCGCCTTCGAGAAGTGGCTGGTTGAGGCGGACGTCATTGAACTGGATAGCTCCCCGGTTGAGCTGGGGCAGAAGCTCTGGCTGCAACGCGGCTGCAAGCAGTGCCACTCGATCGATGGCAAGAAGGGGACCGGGCCGTCGTGGCAAGGGACCTTCGGGACCGAGCAGGACATGACCAAGGGCGACCCGATCGAGGTCGATGAGAACTACATCCGCAAGTCGATCCTCGAGCCGATGGCGGACATCCGCGCCGGCTACAAGGGCGTGATGCCCAGCTACAAGGGCCAGATCAAGGAAGCCGAGATCGCGGCGCTGATCTGGTTCATCAAGAGCCTCAAGGAAGGCGAAGAGGTTCCGGCAACCTGGGAAGAGGCGGGCGGTGTGCCCGGCCAAGAGACCGAGGAAGAGGCCGCCGAGGGCGAAGCCCCTGCTGACGAGGCCGAGCCGGCCGCGGAAGCCCCCGCCGAAGACGCCGCCCCCGCCAAAGAGCCCGCCAAAGCGGCCTGA
- the ctaE gene encoding Cytochrome c oxidase subunit 3, with product MADAATLDSPETEPQTADHGHGDHHDHHPALEHHFEDLDQQFDAGKLGMWLFLAQEVLFFSGLFAAYTVYRWANPQVFVDAHHHLNTTLGAINTIVLLASSLAIAWGVRAAMRGDRYTILTTHVFTLGCAAVFMGIKTIEYTHKWDEGIGAGNFYKFLEGQHVHGDWMFADYVLGLTVGSLAVGAVVSLIGMVLASNGSRVWGWCVGSVGVSILSLGLGIVIAKCIMLTPLEAEMAAAHGDGHGAHAAHAEDHAAEPAHADVAHASEEGHAEAEGEAAHEEPYTGPSPAERMSFSGPNFFGIYFIMTGVHAVHIIAGMIAILWVIAKAADGQFDADYFLPVENVGLYWHLVDLVWIYLFPLLYLIH from the coding sequence ATGGCCGACGCCGCCACTCTCGACTCCCCAGAAACCGAACCGCAAACGGCGGATCACGGTCACGGGGACCATCATGACCACCATCCCGCCCTCGAACACCACTTCGAGGACCTGGACCAGCAGTTCGACGCCGGCAAGCTCGGCATGTGGCTGTTCCTGGCGCAGGAGGTGCTGTTCTTCTCCGGCCTGTTCGCCGCGTACACGGTGTACCGCTGGGCGAACCCGCAGGTCTTCGTCGACGCGCACCACCACCTGAACACGACCCTCGGCGCGATCAACACGATCGTGCTGCTGGCCAGCAGCCTCGCGATCGCGTGGGGCGTGCGGGCCGCCATGCGGGGCGATCGCTACACGATCCTGACGACCCACGTCTTCACGCTCGGCTGTGCCGCCGTGTTCATGGGCATCAAGACGATCGAGTACACCCACAAGTGGGACGAAGGGATCGGCGCAGGCAACTTCTACAAGTTCCTCGAAGGCCAGCACGTGCACGGCGACTGGATGTTCGCCGACTACGTCCTCGGGTTGACCGTTGGGTCGCTCGCGGTCGGGGCGGTCGTTTCGCTCATCGGTATGGTCCTCGCGAGCAACGGCTCGCGGGTTTGGGGTTGGTGCGTCGGGTCGGTTGGCGTGTCGATCCTGTCGCTCGGCCTGGGGATCGTGATCGCCAAGTGCATCATGCTCACGCCGCTCGAGGCGGAGATGGCCGCCGCCCACGGCGACGGGCACGGAGCCCACGCGGCTCACGCCGAAGATCACGCCGCCGAGCCCGCCCACGCCGACGTGGCGCACGCCTCCGAGGAGGGCCACGCCGAGGCCGAAGGCGAAGCGGCCCACGAGGAGCCGTACACCGGTCCCTCCCCCGCGGAGCGGATGAGCTTCAGCGGGCCGAACTTCTTCGGCATCTACTTCATCATGACCGGCGTGCACGCGGTGCACATCATCGCGGGCATGATCGCCATCCTGTGGGTGATCGCCAAAGCGGCCGACGGCCAGTTCGACGCGGACTACTTCCTGCCGGTCGAGAACGTCGGCCTGTACTGGCACTTGGTCGACCTCGTTTGGATCTACCTGTTCCCGCTGCTTTACTTGATTCACTAA